A window of the Brassica napus cultivar Da-Ae chromosome C5, Da-Ae, whole genome shotgun sequence genome harbors these coding sequences:
- the LOC125587364 gene encoding uncharacterized protein LOC125587364, protein MEDHHFAWILWYIWKGRNNKVFSNLDMDPRDTLKLAETESLLWAEAQNSQNQGMDHTRLPVPVAIPTIPGRWCFTDGSWKNQDIYSGQGWYSTLEGFDGLIGARNTRASQSPLHSEIEALIWAMECMRNLRQFRVTFATDCAQLMKMVSEPEEWPAFASYLEDITFLKTSFNSSEIIHIPRTHNSRADSLARSARKQPLSVVHMDAKLPVWFAESI, encoded by the coding sequence ATGGAGGATCATCATTTTGCATGGATTCTCTGGTATATATGGAAGGGTAGAAACAACAAAGTTTTTAGCAATTTGGATATGGACCCGAGAGATACTCTCAAATTGGCAGAAACGGAATCGTTACTTTGGGCGGAAGCGCAAAATTCCCAGAATCAGGGAATGGACCACACTCGGTTACCTGTACCAGTGGCAATCCCGACTATACcaggtagatggtgttttacggacgGATCCTGGAAAAATCAGGATATATATTCaggacaaggatggtatagtactCTGGAAGGTTTTGATGGACTAATAGGAGCAAGGAATACAAGAGCGAGTCAGTCGCCACTACACTCGGAGATAGAGGCTCtcatatgggcaatggaatgcatgaggaacCTTAGACAGTTCcgggttacttttgcaacggATTGCGCTCAATtgatgaagatggtttcggaaccagaggagTGGCCAGCCTTTGCAAGCTATTTGGAAGACATAACATTTTTGAAGACAAGTTTCAACagctcagagatcattcataTACCACGAACACATAACTCAAGGGCGGACAGTCTTGCACGCAGTGCAAGGAAACAACCGTTGTCtgtcgttcatatggatgcaaAGCTACCAGTGTGGTTTGCAGaatctatatga